A genome region from Romeriopsis navalis LEGE 11480 includes the following:
- a CDS encoding NAD-dependent epimerase/dehydratase family protein: MAKSSSGMTQVAILGAGYIADYHVKALRRLDGVEVRAICDLNQNLAQQFASSHGIPKTYGDLGTMLSQENLDVVHVLTPPHIHFPTAQQILNAGVDTFIEKPLCHTVEACQTLRQQAIDQGRQIGVSHNFLYFPAYEKLTAAIAAGELGQLDQVDIIWNKPLGAVRGGPFGLWMLQSPTNILFEVCPHSFSHALHLVGEPDTLHVDAYDKVDLPRGLAFYRRWDIQARRGNVAMRLRFSFIDGYPEHYIMVRGTHGSAIVDFERNLYQFKSHTPYMLDLDRFANTWKPAKEELAQGVQTLGGVVLSKMKLTQQTAPFAESIARTVADFYQHRGGTLDERVASVMGEGTVKLAERIAAAANLPIPTPTHPETVADLPKSTVLVLGGTGFIGQALVKRLREDGYGVRLLSRNPNGCPPAVLKLGVEVVRGDFTKPETIDAAMSGIEYVLHLARGNGKTWEDYQKTDVEPTRQLAELCLKHKIKRLVYTSSVAIYNASNAKTVINEETLADPGMMRVAPYSRSKVENENQLLELHKTQGLPVVITRPGVVLGVGGNPYHWGIAAWNYTSVCNLWGKGENPLPIVLVDDIADALVKAMTQPQIEGETYNLASRPCISANDYIDEIEHQAHVKIRRVPLSARRMYTMSLLKWGLKKVGRDRHAAFPSYADCAGRRLASQFDCSKAERELGWQPVTDRELLVSEGIHLPVKEWLS; the protein is encoded by the coding sequence ATGGCAAAGTCAAGTTCAGGTATGACACAAGTCGCGATCTTAGGTGCGGGTTATATCGCGGACTATCACGTTAAGGCCCTGCGACGTCTGGATGGGGTTGAAGTGCGGGCCATCTGCGATTTGAATCAGAATCTCGCGCAACAGTTTGCTAGCAGCCATGGCATTCCCAAAACCTATGGTGATTTGGGCACAATGCTGTCTCAGGAAAATCTGGATGTGGTCCATGTGCTGACACCGCCCCATATCCATTTCCCCACGGCGCAACAGATTCTCAATGCCGGTGTCGATACCTTTATCGAAAAGCCGCTTTGTCATACCGTTGAAGCCTGCCAAACGCTTCGTCAGCAAGCGATTGACCAAGGGCGGCAGATTGGCGTTAGTCATAATTTCCTCTATTTTCCCGCCTACGAGAAGCTCACAGCGGCGATCGCTGCCGGTGAATTGGGACAGCTAGATCAAGTCGATATTATTTGGAATAAACCTTTGGGTGCAGTGCGCGGTGGGCCATTTGGTCTATGGATGTTGCAGTCACCCACCAATATTTTGTTTGAGGTCTGTCCGCATTCGTTTTCCCATGCGTTACACCTAGTGGGAGAACCCGATACCTTGCATGTGGATGCCTACGACAAGGTTGATTTACCCAGGGGCTTAGCGTTTTATCGCCGGTGGGATATTCAGGCCCGACGGGGCAATGTGGCCATGCGGTTGCGTTTCTCGTTTATTGATGGTTATCCGGAGCACTACATCATGGTGCGTGGTACCCATGGCAGTGCGATCGTTGACTTTGAGCGTAATCTCTATCAGTTCAAGTCCCATACGCCTTATATGCTTGATCTCGATCGATTTGCGAATACTTGGAAACCCGCGAAAGAAGAATTGGCCCAGGGGGTTCAGACCTTGGGTGGCGTGGTGCTATCGAAGATGAAGCTGACACAGCAAACGGCTCCATTTGCGGAAAGTATTGCCCGGACAGTGGCCGATTTTTATCAACATCGGGGGGGCACACTCGATGAGCGAGTTGCCAGTGTGATGGGTGAGGGAACCGTCAAGCTAGCCGAACGGATTGCGGCGGCGGCTAACCTCCCTATTCCCACACCGACTCATCCCGAGACCGTAGCTGATTTACCGAAATCGACGGTTTTGGTGCTGGGGGGGACGGGATTTATCGGTCAAGCCCTAGTCAAGCGGCTACGCGAGGATGGCTATGGTGTGCGTCTCCTCTCACGCAATCCGAATGGCTGTCCGCCTGCCGTACTGAAATTAGGGGTAGAAGTGGTGCGGGGCGATTTTACGAAGCCTGAAACTATCGATGCCGCGATGTCAGGAATTGAGTATGTGCTGCATCTGGCGCGGGGCAATGGCAAAACCTGGGAAGATTACCAAAAGACGGATGTAGAACCAACCCGTCAGTTGGCTGAACTATGTTTGAAACATAAAATAAAACGTTTGGTTTATACGTCTTCTGTCGCGATCTACAACGCTAGTAATGCAAAGACAGTAATCAACGAGGAAACCCTTGCCGATCCGGGCATGATGCGGGTGGCACCGTATAGTCGATCGAAGGTGGAAAATGAAAATCAGCTGTTAGAACTGCATAAAACCCAAGGTCTACCGGTCGTGATCACGCGTCCGGGAGTGGTACTCGGTGTTGGTGGCAATCCCTACCACTGGGGAATTGCCGCCTGGAACTATACCTCGGTCTGTAATCTTTGGGGGAAGGGCGAGAATCCACTGCCGATCGTGCTAGTTGATGATATTGCCGATGCCTTAGTTAAAGCGATGACGCAGCCGCAAATTGAGGGTGAAACCTATAATCTCGCGAGTCGCCCCTGTATCAGCGCGAATGACTACATCGACGAGATCGAGCATCAAGCCCACGTCAAAATTCGCCGTGTGCCTTTGTCCGCAAGACGCATGTACACCATGTCGCTCTTGAAATGGGGCCTGAAAAAAGTCGGTCGAGATCGCCATGCCGCATTCCCGAGTTATGCCGATTGTGCGGGTCGTCGCCTTGCCTCACAGTTTGACTGTAGTAAAGCCGAACGGGAACTCG
- a CDS encoding glycoside hydrolase family 9 protein → MRLTQALSPISLAIALATLSGVVYSVYFQAANVARGTPQSTSQGLGEQRLTPQQVYPVRSDIVAIEIHTGHVIRGKQQRFQRQFGDYITPHRHATKDDWVKRFGRARGALVGHDRKQFYGFDRLTGKDLNISNWRNSENIRIQSSDDPRYRSAQSVKSVHRKMRPRDTAQIDTWKFQWATTHTLYLTLPTALTPGKTYTITSPDPNVAPITFRYQPTTNRSEAVQVSHLGFRPDDPGKVAFLSAWMGDGGGVNYPIGQTFWLVNSQGKQVFTGKTRRSRRADEAEDGRGLNHNHTDVDVMDFSDFQQPGQYRVCVATIGCSFPFKIGPQVWQSAFYTSVRGLYHQRSGIALGAPYTSYKRPRAFHPNDGVKVYQATARLVDNDQGIWGKTSFLKLLPQTKTTKILPQAWGGYFDAGDWDRRIQHVEVSRSLIELAELFPDYFERLNLNLPESNNQLPDIIDEALWNLDFYRRMQAADGGISGGIQSASYPKTGEASWQETADILAYKPDPWSSYLYVAGAAQIAHWLRDRQPKLAATYRLSAVRAMDYAERYWHKPDPSHKHFQLRDARNLAALAMLRLTEQTKWHQVFEATTVFTKRDIPIEKWDFHDQRDAAFLYLRLPAHLTQAKLRQNVHESFFKAADKIIRSGQKSAHKWAKEDDNAPIGWGNSLGSPKTVTLLRAHHLSQDDRYLKAATLASQFSAGANPLNLVYTTGLGHRSPRNPLIIDQRITGQAPPPGITVYGPLNPAFFKNDWFTKLMEPAMYPAWSKWPTTEAYFDVFTSVAMSEFTVMQTIGPTAYTWGYLAARQSPNR, encoded by the coding sequence ATGCGTTTGACTCAAGCACTTTCTCCTATCAGTCTGGCAATTGCCCTAGCAACCTTGAGCGGGGTGGTTTATAGCGTATATTTTCAAGCGGCGAATGTAGCCCGTGGCACACCTCAATCTACCTCTCAAGGCTTAGGTGAACAGCGGCTTACCCCACAACAGGTCTATCCCGTACGGTCGGATATTGTGGCGATCGAGATTCATACGGGGCATGTAATTCGTGGCAAACAACAACGCTTCCAACGGCAATTCGGCGATTACATCACACCGCACCGACATGCGACCAAGGATGATTGGGTGAAGCGATTTGGTCGGGCGCGTGGGGCTTTAGTCGGTCACGATCGCAAGCAGTTCTATGGCTTCGATCGGCTGACTGGAAAGGATTTAAACATTTCAAATTGGCGAAATTCTGAAAATATTCGGATTCAATCGTCGGATGACCCGCGCTATCGCAGCGCCCAATCCGTCAAATCAGTGCATCGCAAGATGCGCCCCCGCGACACCGCCCAAATCGACACTTGGAAATTCCAATGGGCGACCACGCATACGTTGTATCTCACCTTGCCGACGGCGCTCACGCCGGGCAAAACTTACACAATTACCAGTCCCGACCCCAACGTCGCACCCATTACCTTTCGCTATCAACCAACCACAAATCGCAGCGAAGCCGTACAGGTTTCCCACCTCGGCTTCCGGCCCGATGACCCAGGGAAAGTCGCCTTTCTCTCCGCTTGGATGGGCGATGGCGGTGGGGTGAATTATCCGATTGGGCAGACCTTCTGGCTCGTGAATTCGCAGGGCAAACAAGTTTTCACCGGCAAAACGCGGCGATCGCGGCGGGCCGATGAAGCGGAAGACGGCCGCGGCCTCAACCATAACCACACCGATGTGGATGTGATGGACTTCTCCGACTTTCAACAGCCTGGGCAGTACCGGGTTTGCGTTGCGACGATCGGCTGCTCCTTTCCATTTAAAATTGGGCCGCAGGTTTGGCAATCCGCGTTCTACACCTCGGTGCGCGGGCTCTACCACCAACGCAGCGGCATTGCCCTCGGTGCCCCCTATACCAGCTACAAGCGGCCGCGAGCCTTCCATCCAAACGATGGCGTGAAGGTCTACCAAGCCACTGCGCGACTCGTGGATAACGACCAAGGCATCTGGGGTAAAACCAGTTTCCTGAAGCTCCTGCCCCAAACCAAAACGACCAAAATTTTGCCCCAGGCCTGGGGCGGCTATTTCGATGCGGGGGATTGGGACCGCCGCATTCAGCACGTCGAAGTATCGCGATCGCTGATCGAGTTAGCGGAGCTATTTCCCGATTATTTTGAGCGACTCAACCTCAATCTGCCGGAATCGAATAACCAACTGCCGGACATCATCGATGAAGCGCTGTGGAATCTCGACTTCTATCGCCGTATGCAAGCCGCCGATGGTGGGATTAGCGGTGGGATTCAATCCGCCAGCTATCCCAAAACCGGCGAGGCCAGTTGGCAAGAAACTGCGGATATTCTTGCGTATAAACCCGACCCTTGGTCTAGCTATCTCTACGTTGCAGGCGCCGCGCAGATCGCTCATTGGCTGCGCGATCGACAGCCAAAACTCGCCGCAACCTACCGGCTCAGTGCGGTGCGTGCCATGGACTATGCGGAACGGTATTGGCATAAACCCGACCCCAGCCACAAGCATTTTCAACTCCGTGATGCGCGGAATCTCGCGGCGCTAGCGATGCTCCGACTGACCGAGCAGACCAAATGGCACCAGGTCTTTGAAGCCACCACGGTCTTTACTAAAAGGGATATCCCGATCGAGAAATGGGACTTCCACGATCAACGGGATGCGGCCTTTCTCTACCTCCGCTTGCCCGCCCATCTGACCCAGGCAAAACTGCGGCAAAACGTACATGAGTCCTTTTTCAAAGCGGCTGACAAAATCATTCGCAGTGGTCAGAAATCCGCCCACAAGTGGGCGAAAGAAGATGACAACGCGCCCATTGGTTGGGGCAATAGCCTGGGTAGCCCCAAAACTGTCACCCTGCTGCGAGCCCACCACCTGAGCCAGGACGATCGCTATCTCAAAGCAGCGACCCTCGCCAGCCAATTTTCCGCTGGGGCCAATCCTCTCAACTTGGTCTATACAACCGGTCTTGGTCATCGTAGCCCGCGTAATCCACTGATCATTGATCAGCGCATCACTGGCCAAGCACCACCACCTGGCATTACCGTTTATGGCCCACTGAATCCCGCATTTTTCAAAAATGACTGGTTTACGAAACTGATGGAACCCGCCATGTATCCAGCGTGGTCAAAATGGCCGACCACCGAAGCCTACTTTGACGTATTTACTTCGGTGGCGATGTCAGAGTTTACGGTGATGCAGACGATTGGCCCAACGGCATATACCTGGGGATACTTAGCCGCTCGCCAATCCCCAAATCGGTAA